The Vicia villosa cultivar HV-30 ecotype Madison, WI linkage group LG1, Vvil1.0, whole genome shotgun sequence genome includes a region encoding these proteins:
- the LOC131605147 gene encoding snakin-2-like → MALRNLFVLGLLLLVCLSNLMQVSSDHEIEMEEEDEELLLPNELLTVRDGNRKLMQDIDCGGLCSSRCSVHSRPNLCNRACGTCCVRCKCVPPGTSGNRELCGACYTDMTTHGNKTKCP, encoded by the exons ATGGCATTACGTAACCTTTTTGTGCTGGGTTTGTTGCTTCTAGTTTGCCTCTCTAATCTGATGCAGGTTTCATCTGATCATGAGATAGAaatggaagaagaagatgaagaactgCTGCTACCTAATGAGTTGCTTACTGTGCGAGACGGCAACAGAAAGCTAATGCAAGACATAG ATTGTGGAGGATTGTGCAGTTCGAGATGCAGTGTACATTCAAGGCCAAACTTGTGTAACAGAGCATGTGGAACTTGTTGTGTGAGGTGCAAGTGTGTTCCACCTGGTACTTCTGGTAATAGGGAGCTTTGTGGGGCTTGTTACACTGATATGACTACCCATGGCAACAAGACCAAGTGTCCTTAG